The following DNA comes from Arachis hypogaea cultivar Tifrunner unplaced genomic scaffold, arahy.Tifrunner.gnm2.J5K5 arahy.Tifrunner.gnm2.scaffold_327, whole genome shotgun sequence.
ACCAAATTGAGAAGTCTATTTGTTCAGATTTGCCTCATGCTTTCTGGAATAGGAAAGAACACGTCGTTGATCTTCCTTATGAAAGAATTTCAAAGAATCAAAAATCCTACAAAAGCCCGCCAATTCAAATGAATGAGCAGCTTTTGCAGCATTgtcaaaaggaaataaaagatctTTTGGATAAAGGATTAATTCGTCCTAGCAAGAGTCCTTGGTCTTGCTCTGCTTTTTATGTTAATAAGCAAGCTGAAATAGAATGAGGAACTCCTAGGCTTGTCATCAATTACAAACCACTGAATGAAGCCTTACAATGGATTCGTTATCCTATCCCAAACAAAAAGATTTGCTTAGTAGGTTAAATTCTGCAAACATTTTctcaaaatttgatatgaaatccGGTTTTTGGCAGATTCAAATCACCGAATCAGACCGATACAAAACAGCATTTACAGTTCCATTTGGACagtatgaatggaatgtaatgccttttggtctgaaaaatgccccatctgaatttcaaaaaattatgaatgataTTTTCAATCCATATTCAGATTTTGCAATCGTTTACATTGATGATGTTCTAATTTTTCCCAAACTTTACATGAACATTTCAAGCATGTTAAAACTTTCATGTACATCATCCAAAAAAATGGTCTTGCTGTCTCTAAGTCAAAAATTGTTCTCTTTCAAACAAAAATCCGTTTTCTTGGTCATATAATCTTCCAAGGCACTATAACTCCAATTGAAAGATCAATTTTGTTTGCAGAAAAGTTTCCAGATTATATCCTTGATAAACCTCAGCTCCAGAGGTTCCTAGGTTGTCTCAATTATGTTTCGGATTTCATCCCAAATCTTAACAACCTCATTAAGCCTCTCCATGATAGGCTTAAGAAAAATCCTCCACCTTGGACAGAAAAAACATTCTGATATTATCAGGTTCCTTAAAACCAAAGTCCGCAATCTTCCTTGTCTTTACTTACCGGttcctcatgcattcaaaatagtggaaacagatgcatcagatttaggatatggCGGTATCCTAAAACAAAAACTGCATGATAAAGAATGTATCATTGCATTTACATCCAAACATTGGAATAGTACTCAACAAAAAATATTCCActatcaaaaaagaaattttagccattgttttatgcatcacaaaatttcaatctgattactcaatcaaaaatttttagtccGAGTTGATTGTAAATCAGCTAAAGATGTTTTacaaaatgatgttaaaaatctTGCATCAAAACAAGTTTTTGCCAGGTGGCAAGCTATTTTAAGCAtcttttgattttgatattgacATATCAAGGGCaactcaaactctctccctgACTTTCTCACACGTGAATATTTGCAGGGAGATAAACAGAAAGAAGATGCCTAAAAAGGCAACCTTGGCCTCAGCAAGAGGCAGAGGCATTCGCCTAGCCCTACCAGGGCCAATCAGAAGATCTGGGTCTAGTACCCCAACAGAGTCATCTACCCAACAACCTACTCAACAATCTGGGTCATTTACCCAACAACTCACCACAAACCCAACAAGCTGGGCCATCTACCCAACAACCCACCCAAAAATCTTTTGAACCACAAAACAATCAAGCCAAACAATCCAAAGCAGACTATGCCATCCCAATCGAAACCCTCCTAGCCTTACAGGACCAGGGTCTCACTAAACTCAACAAAAAATCTTGGGCCAACCTTTGCAGTGAGTCCGATGAAGAAATTGACCTATCTCAATTAATATCTCAGGTAGCCAATCGTAGAACAGTCATCCAAATAGGAAAAAAAGTCTGTCGTCTCGACACCCCAAACATCCTCAACTACTACCAAAACTCAAAAAACCCAAACCAATTACATATCTACAAACAAAACCGCAAATATTATCCACATAGAGCCTGAATTCTGGGATAGTTCTCCAAACAAAGTCATCCCAAAGATTTTCCCTACTGGATTCCACTTCAGACCCTTAGCACCTAATAAAACTCGCCATTTCTACGAATTGATCTTAATAGATACTGACTCAGTATCTATTAAACATTACAAGGATAAAACCAATCCCGAATTTATAACCCATTCAACCAttcaaattctcaaaattttatcCCCAAAGCAATTTGGGAACAacctaaacaaaattcaaaaattttctcaaaattatgACCCAATAGGTTTTAATTATTGGGACTACATGGAAGCCTGGACTAAAGtatttttggtttcaaaatactcAGTTCAGACATTCatggttaatttattttaaaagaaaaatcaattattttttccAAATTGGTTCTACTAATGGTGGGACTTCTTTGGACCAATCCAAGAAATTTTACCCTCACCAACAGATGAAGGGTATAAACTTTTTCAATCAAACTTTAACAATCAGGAAACATGTGTTCCTGTAATGTTTTTTTTCTCAACATTTTCATTGGCATGGGTATTCTCATGGCAATACAAGTATGCAAAACCAAACCACCCAAATCATTTCCAATCCTTCAAAGGCATGGTTATGTCAAATGGTGGTCTCAATTTGATGCTTCAATGGCCTACCCAGAGAAGGTCAGAGAATGGTTCAAATCCAATCCTGAAAGTCAAAAGATTTCAGATCCAGAAACTGCCCTGTTCCTCAATCAAAAAGCCCAAATTACTGCAGCCCTTGCAGGAGCTCAATCGAAAGAAACTCtagcaaaacatcttcagcaaatcATGCAGATGATTGAAGAAGACAAAAAACACAAGGATGATCCCACTTCCTCAGCAGAATCCTCAAGCAGTTATAACCAGAATGAAGACGACTGCTTTGGAATCGATCTAGGAGAGGATTAGTCTTTAATCTTCaaaatccatgtaatcaaaaaaTCCATTGTTAACCTGTACTGTAGAAATAGTACCGGTAATGTGCACCTGTACTGTAGAAACAGTAGAATATCCAATTATAAAAGGAAGCCTTGCATTCATTGAGAGGCACTCTTCAGTTTTAGATAtcatagagagaagttagagagagaggctctgagagttcccttgtaagctctccagctcttcttcttccctcttcttttattttcaatcattcaataaaacTTTCAATCTGTTCTTCATTTTCGTGTTTCATGCTTATATTTCTGCAGTTGCATATGTGTGCGGACTACCGCCACATCTAACTTCATACTAACAAGCATATGCGTGCGGACTACCGCCGCATCTAACTGCACctaatttcatatttattttccATCTTTTTGCATTCAGCATATTAATTTCTATCTGCCTTTAATTTACTCCTTCTTCCCCTTTCCATCCTAGATCCACTTCGGGCCATCTGATGGTATTTACGTACGTCACTACAGATATCTTCACATAGGATGTGTCCAGGTTGCAGTCAAACCTCTCATCAGAGAAGGCTTGAATGCTTCCATCCTTATGTGTCTTAGAGATATTAGACACAATGATTTCCAAGACTCCCTTATCGGAACAGTTGAAACAAGTCTTAGACATGGTCCAGTTTATTTCAACTGTTTTCCAAACAAAACGGTCAGCCTGTTAGATACCAACATCCCTTGATTCTCTCTTCCTAAACATCCGAATTCATGGTCTTAACATGAAGGAAGGATCCATTCCAGCCGCTTTAATCTATAGGATTCAATACAAGGTCATGAACACTTGTAATTCTAGGGTCCTTCTTAAATCCCAAGATCGTGAAACTACTTTGTTTGTCACCGACATGACAAAGGCCAAAGTCATGATTCCAAGGCTCATAAGGTGGGATGAAATTGATCTCCCCCAGTCATGGTCTATTGATAGAGCTATCCCTACACAACCTAGACAAGCACCTCTCCTAAGAGAAATAAAACAGGATGAATCTGGGAAAGTAGAAATTTTCTTCGATAGAAGAAACTCTTTTTCCTCCAGATCTGAAGCAGGGACATCTAATAATTTTGCTTCAGCAAGAAGGTCTTTTTCTGTAACTTCTCAATcacagttttcaaaattttcaaaacctgtACATTCTGAAATCAATATTTCGGGATTGcaaaataattcaaacatttctcaacCAGTTTATCAAATCGATGATAAGCATTCAGATGATGATATTGAGATAGAATCTTCCATTCAATCTCCAACATACTCATCTATGCATGGTGCTCAATATTCTTCTGTGAATAATGCCCAATGAGTAGCACAGAATTTTTATAGATAGGGAAGCATTACGTAAAAACCTTGAATCTAAGGAATATGACCTCCATAGAGAATGGTATTTACGTACGCACACAGCTGCTCAAATTGCatcattcaaagaaaaatattacagTTTTCTAAAAGAGGTTGAGATGCATATTCCTTTCTTTGAATGGTTTCATGCTTATTCCATCAAAAAAATCTGGTTTATCctttcaaaaacaaagaaaacttgCTTTCAGCAAATGTTATTTCAACTTGGAAAGTTAAAGATGGGAATTTAGTTAGAGGGTTctagtttttttgaaaaaaactcTTTCCCTGTAGCTTTTCCCTAACCGAAGCCAAAGTCTTTCactccatttaaaaaaaaaaatacttgattGAAGTTTCAAAAGAAAAAACACCCTAAGCCTTACAACCCTTGTTTTTCATGTCTTGAAAATTCAAGCCGCAGGATTATCTATTCTCGGGATTTTCAAACAGTCATTCCAAAACGATTTAATTCCCTTTGTCAATGAGGTATCTTGCATTGTTGAGTTAATCCACTTCACTTCTCGAAAAAAGTGCCTGGTTCAagaaattcattttaaaaaatcaGCCCTGCCCCACTTGAAAACTCTCTAAGCCAGTGGAAGGCTGGTTTAACCAAACCTCTGCATATGGTTACAATCGTGTTTCCGCTCCGACCTAGCTCTCGAAGAAAGAGAACTAGGTTTTGTCAGCTTCAATGCCAATGTCTAAACATAGatggtaaaaaaataaatcatGAGTATGCTTCAGCATATGACTATGGTAGGCACAGCCTATCAAGCTGCCCATGAAACTTCTGAAAGCAATAGCCAATGTTATTGTTTCTGGTTTCAGTGGCCAACTCAAAGGATGGTGGGATAACTACCTTTCGGATAACCAAAAATACTCAATCttctctgccataaaagtcaatgATCAGGAACCGGATGAACCCATCCCCGATGCTGTTAATACCCTAATCTTTACCATAGCAAGCCATTTCATTGGTGATCCATCTCTCTGGAAAGATCGTTCGGCTGAACTACTTTCCAATCTCAGATGCAAAACTTTGTCTGATTTCCGGTGGTATAAAGACACCTTTCTTACCAGGGTTTACACCAGAGAAGATAGTCAACaacctttttggaaagaaaagTTCCTTGCTGGACTCCCAAAATCTCTTGGAGATAAAGTAAGGGACAAAATACGTAGCTTAACCCCGGATGGGATAATACCCTATGACGAGTTAAGTTATGGTCAACTAATTTCTTTTATCCAGAAGGTTGCTCTAAAGATTTGTCAAGATGACAAAATCCAAAGGCAACTTGCTCGAGAAAAAACCCAAAATCGTATTGATCTGGGAACTTTCTGTGAACAATTCGGTCTTCCTGCTTGTCAtccaagaaaatccaaaagacCATCCAATCGAAAAGTTTTTATTAAACCTAATCCTGAAAAGAATTTCAGAAGGTCTAGAAAAGGTTttcaaaaccctaaaaatgaaaagaatttccaAAAGAATTTCCAAAATTACCCACAAAAGAACCCCATTATTTGCTATACATGTAAAAAACTGGACATATTAGCAAATACTGCCGGTTAAAAAGAAAGATTAATAATCTAAACTCTTCAGTTTTAGATAtcatagagagaagttagagagagaggctctgagagttcccttgtaagctctccagctcttcttcttcccccttcttttattttcaatcattcaataaaacTTTCAATCTGTTCTTCATTTTCGTGTTTCATGCTTATATTTCTGCAGTTGCATATGTGTGCGGACTACCGCCACATCTAACTTCATACTAACAAGCATATGCGTGCGGACTACCGCCGCATCTAACTGCACctaatttcatatttattttccATCTTTTGCATTCAGCATATTATTTCTATCTGCCTTTAATTTACTCCTTCTTCCCCTTTCCATCCTAGATCCACTTCGGGCCATCTGGAATATATATTGcatttctaataataattttgatTTCATTGGTTTGGGTTTAGGCATATGTAAAGTTGGAGTGTTGTTACATTGCTAAATTTTTCACATGAATGGAATTCGCTGCTTCTCATTCTACTGTCTTCTATTCATTTTATTCTTCTCTTTAATTTGGCAGATCATATAAAAATTATGTAGTAGAATAGTAGATTTGTTACTCCTACTAAAATGTGGCCATATCCCACAAActtggcacgcttcaaaagcgtgacCATTGCTTCAGCTATCGGCACGCTTCAAAAGCATGGCCATTGTTTCAGCTATCGGTACACTTCAAAAGTGTGGCCGTAGCTTTATCTATCgacacgcttcaaaagcgtggccatagagtaCGTTTAAGAAACCGTAGCTGTATTATCACTAAGAAAGCACGCTTATAAAGCGTGGCTATAGCATCATATATACagtcacgcttttaaagcgtggcaatagcaAAAAGCATGGCAAAAAAGAAAGCGTACCGATAGATCcataaaagcgtggcgataaaGCAACCGGCACGCTCAtggatgtgaccctttcaaaagcgtgccgatagctcaaaaagcgtggcgaaaagctatcggtaCGCTTTTTCGCACTTTTCAGCACACTTTAAAAGCATGGTAAAAAGCTGATTTTCTTGTAGTAGAATAGAATCAATAAAAGAGATGGTAATCAAATACTTAAAATGCCTTGGCTAGGATTGAGAGTTTAGGCTTCCTATCCTTGTTATCAaacacaaacatggtaattattAAGAATTATTCCACTTTTTTATCCCCTAACAtcagaggaaagtcaagtaggcaTAATGGATCTCAATCCACAATTCTAATCAACTTACCAATCAAATTTGGTAAAAGATTAGCATTAGTGGAAACCAATTCAACTAAAAACCCTCAATTACTAATCAATATTGGATATTAATAACTCAAGGATTCCCAATCACTCAACCCGAAGCCAAGAATTCAAAAATCGACTCCATATCTAAGGtaagcattctatcaaacacttggtgaacaataagagaaaacatcatgaaattgggagaactaatcaaaattaaattaattactacCAAATATCAATATCAACTCAATTAACACTTATAAACCATAAAAACATCAATCCATTGATAGAAATTCAAAATTAACATTTTTCATGAACTAAGAAAATAACAAAGTAACTCAAGTAATTCTAAGGAAAATTAAAGAGGGCAACAACTAAGAAGTAACTACACTAGGAAACAATGGAATTAAACTAAAAGAACTAAGAGAATAGAATTATTAAAAGAGATGGTAATCAAATACTTGAAAGGCCTTAGCTAAGGTTGAGAGTTTAGGCTTCCTATGCTCGTATCAACCACAAACATGATAATTATTGAGAATTATTTCCACTTTGTTATCCCCTAACATCGGAAGAAAGTCAagtaggcataattgatctcaatccacaactCCTAATCAATTTACCAATCAAATTTGGTAAGAgattagcgttagtggaaaccaatTCAACTAACAACCTTCAATTACTAATCAATATTGGATATTAATAACTCAAGGATCCCCAATCACTCAACCCCAAGCCAAGAATTCAAAAATATACTCCATATCTAAggtaagcatttcatcaaacactcggTGAGTAATAAGAGAAAACATAATGAAATTGtgaaaattaatcaaaattaaattcaattactaCCAAATATCAACAATAGCAACTCAGTTAACACATATAAACCATAAAAACATCAAGACATTAATAGAAATTCAAAATTAACaatgttcataaactaaaaaaataacaaagtaattcaagtaattctaagaaaaattaaagtgagagaacaagaaaattaaagaatgcTATAATTAAACAAGGTTGAAATTCATAATTGAGTGCAAAATTGACAAGAATCCTAGAAAAAAAACTTAGAGAGAACCTAGAGTTTCTCCCACTAGAAAAATATGAACCAACTATGAAAAACTATGCAGAATAATGGAATGGTTAAGTGTGTGTTCATCCCCTTGGATCTAGGCCTCCAATGCTTCAGAATGGGGATGAATTGGGCCCAGAATTGGCACCAAAACTGCTATCATATGCCTCTTTAAGTGAGGCACGCATTGCTTGTCATGCGTATGCACGCACCATGTGTAAGAACCGCGAATTAATTAAtcgattaattaatattaaaaataataatttaatttcccGAATTAGGTTCAAAagtttataatattaattagaaaatataaatatgatattcGGACTtaatagatttttctgagttggaaaaatgtaattttttacaaaaaatcgCGTAAAATTGCGAACCGGCAGATAAACTGGTTGAACCGATTTACGTCTGTCCGGTAGTGTGCGAGaaataaaaatagtagaaaaccttagaaaaatatttagaaatgtAAAACTgggcactaattttaaaggttttgcccGAAATTGGACCAAACGGatcaaaaacgctaacgggttagatcgggcccaagttgggcccaagcccaacatataaaaggtcACTTAAGTGACAAACTCATTTTCAGTACAAGAAGGCTGAAACATGAATGAGAGGAAGAGAGGAGAGGGTTTCAATAAACACTATTCACCTCATCATTCATTTGATCATAACTCGAGCTACGGtgttccgattgacgagccgtttgcggccacgcaaagCTCTCGTCGAGCTCTTCGATTTTATCTGGacaaagtggtaagaaacttCCAATTTCTTGCCCAGTTCTTCCTTCTATAACATATTCGGTTTTAGCTATGGTGAATGAGTGGTTCTTGTGATTTTGATACAATCTAGCACCGGGTACTTAGTGAGTTTTGTCTTAATCAACTGTGGGTAAGGTAAGCTCACTCTTACCCTTGTGAAATTAAATGTTTATGAACCCTAGGTGTTAATCTATGGTAAATTATGTATGTCTAGCTTGAAATGAtgattgttgatgcttgttggagttgaGTGGTGGCTTTTGGTGAATTGTTGGTGATTAAAAGCTTGGCTGGACTCAATTTTGGGATTTTGTACATattgaaaatcggccaaggtatggttctGGTTTCCTCTatctaatatataatatttctggacacttaggctagtgatccataggataggtttggattgaATTGGTCATTGAATTTGTTGTCTGATAATGTATGACGACGTGatgattttggttattttgatGCATTATGGTATTGATATTGATAAATGAGGTTGAAGGTTGGAATTGAGGTTGAATGATGTTGAATTTGTATGATTGGTAGTAATggaatgatgattgatgattgatgGGTGTGTTTGATTGAAAAATGGTTTTAGTATGATAGATTGATTACTAATGTTTAGGACTATGTAATGTGAGTAAAAATTTAGTAAGAGTGGTGAATTGAGATATAAAAAGGGTAAGATCTAATGTGTTTTGGAGTTTAGTGAggttttggtttgattttggttgtgaaatttggaaaattgagaaccttgtgaatttggtgaaaaCTAGttttttagtgaactttgacggatcataacttgagcctcagttttcaaaaattgttgaaaattgttttaaattaaatttcattgaaaaatctttaaatagatataaagtttgtagaaattggatttttgtagaggaagttatgaacgtttaaagttTGGGACTTAAAACTGATTTCTGCAACTTTGTAAAATTCTCTGAGTCTAGGGGTGCATGCATATGCATACCACCCATAAGCATACGTGCCATTCTGTTTGAAACCTATGTGTACGCGAAATGGGAAAAAGTTGCATGCATGCATACACATACAtaatgcatgcgtacgcatagaCCCTGTTTTTCGGAAAATGCTTTCTCTTCATTTTCAAGGGTTCTCTAACTTTCTAAACTTCCTTCCACGCTGTTTTAAGAGTATAATCCAATCCTTAGGATCTAATAATACTAAAGATAACTTAGTGAATTATTTTAGAGAAATTCTGTAAGAATTTAGAAGatggagacttaggtttctggtgtattgaggaCTGATTAGCTGAGAGAGATGACGAAGTACtgtaataacaattaatataaaGAATTGTGAAAATTATGAATTGACAGTAGTTGAGATGAGTCTGGGACTCAGAATGGAACTTATGAATTGACAATGGTTGAGATGAGTCTGGGACTCGAAATGCAATGATGAATTATTGATACactaaaaaaatgattttttctgAAAACCAATGGATTACTGTTATATACTGAGAAATGTTGAGACGATATGCGCCTGACAGGGACAGtttggttggatcccgcctgtcgaggtcgcGACAGCGTAAGGGCGGGGGTTCGTCCcgcttacattgagatgtgaggtctgtggcagagTATCCCACTCACATCTTTTCAGAATCACAAGAGTGTttgcgggcactatatccctggaccGTGGACCAGGGCACGATATCCCTACGGGGTACCCATTGTATTTGTGACCGAaaggcgacgtctccatggagatgtgtcgggttggcagttgaaccgacaatgtgatatcacagccaataggacaggcattcatcatgtgcatcttctatctgtttgtttgctttgccgacttgaaattgcttgcctaattgtataacatgattaATTGCCACTTAAATTTCTTGACATACATGCTATACTTGTActttacttgcattgttattacttgtgttttctactgggattgaggaggttcggaaggcggtggcgatgggatcgcatggtggATAGGCtagcgaaggctgtgggacagcggagaattgttagagtagaaatccactaagttagattacccttttTCATTGTGGCTTTTAAAGTTAATGTTTTTAAAAGTTTACTTATGTTTAAGCATGAATCTCATGATGGATATGAAGCTCTAGGTTTGCCTCAAGCGTAcaggagtcttatatcttacatcactgggcactgttacaatattgagaacctctagttctcattccatactctgttgttgttttttcagatgcaggtagCAACCCACCTAGGTAGGTTGCTTTGATGGTGCCAAAGTGGAGGAACCTTATTATGTTTGGAagtcttttggtttattttgtttagtttctCTCGCTTTTGTATTTAtctttgccttagaggcttactttgagagatatattttgtataagctgttttactttCAAAACTCTGTATATCTGTAtatactagtcggcttaaactccgcaagctgcggctagtATCCTTTGACTATTATACCTATATTTTGTTATcttatatctatatcttgtgcctcGATTAGTGTAGCTTTGTGTGAacattttgcgcttttcaaactctgtttttgagtttaatccttcatcgggcttctagaatatattatttccttctatataaatatgtacaAGCTTTAGAATtatcgtaacctctgattaacctttgctttacggcatgagataaggcttagggtaattagggtgttacaccgtGCATACGCACGAATTGAGGGTATGCGTAAGTAAgaccccatgcgtacgcatgatagcCAAAACTCTAAATCTTCAATTCTTCATGATttcttcacttttgcatgcttttgctccatcttctaagtcattcttgccctatTAACCTGAGATCACTCAagaacacatcacggcatcgaatggaataagagTGAATTAGAATTCACAattttaaaggcctaaaaagcatgcttttaaccattaagcacaatttaggaagaaatcataaTAGCATGCATTCTTGGTGAATAAATGTAAGATAAGTTGATAAACTCAGCATTTTTCTATCCAAAAATTATCATGAAATAGGGGTTCATCACCTTGCTAacataagcatcggagtcccttgcaagtaCCACCCCTACCTCCTCACGAAGAACTCGAACGGTGGCACCTTGATGCCAATAGACGTTGGACACTATCTCAAAAgagtctggacctcacgttcaggcccaaaagcaacccagttttaggtaaccctctgAATATTGGCGACGTTGCCGGAGACCTAAAAGTCTACACCTAACTATGGCGGACGATCAACCCAAAGACAAAATATCTGGCAGAACATCTCCCGCAATTCATTAAACGTGACTGCACTCTAAGGACGACCGCGCCTCCCCAGACAACTCAAATACATCACCCTGACGATGCGACTTCCTATGACCTAGAAACGACCAACCCAATGACAAACTCATCTTTAAGAAACTTTAAAAAGCCCCGAATGTACTTGGCTGATGTGTCAGATACAACTCGTTGCATAGATTTTCCGACAACATTAACCAAggcggcgatgaagtggttcaATAGTCTACCACCCAGGTCTGTAACCTGCTTCGACGATCTTGAAAGAAAGTTTCTCACTCGATTCTCCATCTATAAAGACAAAGTCAAACATGCTCCAAGCCTCCTAGGAGTTAAGCAGGAGGTTGAGAAACTCTCCGAgcttacatggaaagattcagcAAAGCCTTCTTAGAGATCCAAGCTCTGCCTATAGAATCATTCATAATGGGATTAGTTAATGGACTCAAAGAAGGACCATTCTCCCAATCCTATGAAAGCAACACCCGACCTCTCTGTACGAGGTATAAGAGCGaacagaaaagtacatcaacgtGAAAGAGAATACCTAACTAAGAGAACCTACTCCAAAACAAAATCTTCTTACCATGCTTAGATAAAGAAGTAGAGAAAAAAAGATGAGTATAGTTCGAACATGTAAGACtccgaatttttgaaaataaataattaaactatttataagttattatattatatgagatgtaattttttaaaaaaaaatatttttaacaaaaataattaaataaaattttatgattattaaatttaatttaattattacttattttataaatttaattatttatcaaaaatattttaattaaataaaaattaaagttgttattattattattatatattattatattattattattattattattattattattat
Coding sequences within:
- the LOC114927371 gene encoding uncharacterized protein; translation: MKLLKAIANVIVSGFSGQLKGWWDNYLSDNQKYSIFSAIKVNDQEPDEPIPDAVNTLIFTIASHFIGDPSLWKDRSAELLSNLRCKTLSDFRWYKDTFLTRVYTREDSQQPFWKEKFLAGLPKSLGDKVRDKIRSLTPDGIIPYDELSYGQLISFIQKVALKICQDDKIQRQLAREKTQNRIDLGTFCEQFGLPACHPRKSKRPSNRKVFIKPNPEKNFRRSRKGFQNPKNEKNFQKNFQNYPQKNPIICYTCKKLDILANTAG